The bacterium sequence CGAATGGGGCTCGGGCTTCTACATTAATACGGTGCCGCCCGAAGACGCGGCCCGGTACTTGCGGGAGACAAAGATCCCGGTGGGCGCCCCCACCGGAGCCCAGGGAGGTCAATGATGAGAGACCCGCACGTCGTGTTCCGGTACCTGGCGGTCTGCCTGACCGCGCTGGCCCTCGCCGGCCTGGGCGCCGGCGTTCCCGTCCTGGGGGCCGCGCCGTCGACGCTGACCGTCGGCCTGGACCAGGAGCCGCCCACGCTCGATCCTCACGCGTCGCCGTCGGCGGTCACGTTCCAGATCATCACCGACGTGACCGAAAACCTGCTGTACGAGGACCTCGCCGGCAAACTGACGCCGTGGCTGGCCACAGAGTACAAGGCATCGCCGGACGGCAAGTCGTTCACGTTCACGCTGCGGCGGGACGCCAAGTTCTCGGACGGGGCGCCGGTCAACGCCGAGGCGGTGAAGTGGAACTTCGACCGCATCGTCAACCCGAACTTCAAGGCCGGCGGCGCGCTCGCCGCACTCTCCGGTTACGCGGGCTCCACGGTGGTCGACCCGTATACGGTCCGCGTGGCCTTCAAGGAGCCGTACGCGCCGTTCCTGTCGTACTCTGCCGGCGGAACGCTCTCGCTCATCTCGCCGAAGACGACGCCGGGGCAGGGCGACGCGGTCAACCAGAAGCCGGTAGGCAGCGGACGGTTCGTCGTCAGCGAGTACGTGGCGAAGGACCACATCACCCTGGTTCGCAGCGCGGACTATAACCGCCGGCCGCCGTATAGCAACCACCAGGGCCCGGCGCCGGTGGACCGCATCGTCTGGAAGTTCATCCCGGAATCCGGCACACGCGTCACGACGATCGAGTCCGGCGAAACGCAGATGATCAGCTTCCTCAGCACGCCCGCCGCGGTGCTGACGCGCCTCTCGACGAACAAGGCGCTGCGCGTGGAGAAGAACCCGTATCCGGGCGCGCCGCGCATCTGGGTGCTGAACGTCCGGAAGCCGCCGACGAACGACCTGAAGGTCCGGCAGGCGCTGCTCTTCGGGGTCAACCGCGCCGCGGTCGCCGAGTCGGTGTACCGAGGACTCGGCACCGTCGCGTGCGCGCCACTGACGCAGCACACGCTGGCCACCCCGGATCTCTGCGCCAAGTACAAGTACGATCCGAAGAAGGCCGCCGAGCTGCTGGACGAGGCCGGCTGGAAGATGGGTCCCAACAACATCCGGATGAAGAACGGCCAGCCGCTCACGATCGAGATCAATTCGATCAACTACGGCAGC is a genomic window containing:
- a CDS encoding ABC transporter substrate-binding protein — encoded protein: MRDPHVVFRYLAVCLTALALAGLGAGVPVLGAAPSTLTVGLDQEPPTLDPHASPSAVTFQIITDVTENLLYEDLAGKLTPWLATEYKASPDGKSFTFTLRRDAKFSDGAPVNAEAVKWNFDRIVNPNFKAGGALAALSGYAGSTVVDPYTVRVAFKEPYAPFLSYSAGGTLSLISPKTTPGQGDAVNQKPVGSGRFVVSEYVAKDHITLVRSADYNRRPPYSNHQGPAPVDRIVWKFIPESGTRVTTIESGETQMISFLSTPAAVLTRLSTNKALRVEKNPYPGAPRIWVLNVRKPPTNDLKVRQALLFGVNRAAVAESVYRGLGTVACAPLTQHTLATPDLCAKYKYDPKKAAELLDEAGWKMGPNNIRMKNGQPLTIEINSINYGS